Proteins from a genomic interval of Streptomyces sp. NBC_01445:
- a CDS encoding LysR family transcriptional regulator, whose product MLLRELEWFTTLAETQHMTEASLRLSISQPTLSRALARLERKLGVQLFDRHHSGLRLNKYGEIFHAHAVRAMSEVDRGEERIATLVDPQRGSVSLGFIHSFGGWLVPDLLNGYRKLAPRTSFELHGAACDAVVDEVRDGTVDIGFVAPQPGADDVQWTPLGRERLCLSVPPGHALEGRDQVAIAELAAEPMVVLKTGFGLRQITDSLCGQAGFRACIAIEVTELSTLHALVAAGMGVAVVPASWPEGMPGSTAITVPFSDPTAFRDYGAVTRRGGPGSRAAQRFLGYVAGRAHPAATPCRAADEGTGAVALAPAISV is encoded by the coding sequence ATGCTGCTGCGCGAACTCGAATGGTTCACGACCCTGGCCGAGACCCAACACATGACGGAAGCCTCGCTGCGCCTCAGCATCAGCCAGCCGACGCTGTCGCGCGCCCTGGCCAGACTCGAGCGCAAACTGGGCGTCCAGCTCTTCGACCGTCACCACAGCGGACTGCGTCTGAACAAGTACGGGGAGATCTTCCACGCGCACGCCGTCCGGGCGATGAGTGAGGTCGACAGGGGCGAGGAACGGATCGCCACCCTGGTCGACCCGCAGCGAGGGTCCGTATCGCTGGGATTCATCCATTCCTTCGGCGGCTGGCTGGTTCCCGACCTCCTGAACGGTTACCGAAAGCTCGCCCCCAGAACCTCTTTCGAGCTGCACGGAGCGGCCTGCGATGCCGTGGTGGACGAGGTGCGTGACGGAACGGTCGACATCGGATTCGTCGCGCCCCAACCTGGCGCCGACGACGTGCAGTGGACCCCTCTCGGGCGCGAACGGCTGTGTCTGTCGGTTCCGCCGGGCCATGCCCTCGAAGGACGCGATCAGGTGGCGATCGCCGAGCTGGCCGCGGAGCCGATGGTGGTCCTCAAGACCGGGTTCGGCTTGCGGCAGATCACTGACAGCCTGTGCGGGCAGGCAGGATTCCGAGCCTGCATCGCCATCGAGGTGACAGAACTGTCCACCCTGCACGCCCTGGTGGCAGCGGGGATGGGCGTGGCAGTCGTACCCGCCTCGTGGCCCGAGGGCATGCCCGGCTCCACCGCCATCACCGTCCCGTTCAGCGATCCGACCGCCTTCCGGGACTACGGGGCGGTCACCAGGCGAGGGGGGCCGGGCAGCAGGGCTGCACAACGATTCCTCGGATACGTCGCGGGCCGTGCCCATCCGGCAGCCACACCGTGCCGAGCGGCAGACGAGGGGACAGGGGCGGTCGCGCTCGCCCCGGCAATCAGCGTCTGA
- a CDS encoding ATP-binding protein: MSWHAVPSGPPASWPTQLFGRDRELADARGLMASSRLVTLTGPGGVGKTSLAAAMAGTLERAFKDGVWFVELGAQRSSETVAEWVATGLGLSTAPVEDAEEQLRRHLTGRSALLVLDNCEHVLPGCQRLVARLLGACDELRVLTTSREPLRLRGERAVVVRPLPVPPVGGESTVGELRGFPAVALLEARAKSVNDQFEITERELPSVVELVARLDGMPLAIELAAARLRSLSVRELLDRINDRFTLLNRGDPTASPHHRSLDAMVRWSYDLCTPQEQRLWTRLAAFTGGPDLASIQAVCGFPPLEATELLDALDGLVAKSILLPEIRNGEMRYRLLETLREFALVHGRPSEDHDRARRAHVDHYRSWATRTAQSFFGPDQTESLERLASDFANLELAFEGSLGEPGRTREALQLASSLSVYWITGHLREGRRWLAQALQADTAPSVERGNALWVAAAVAALHGELPLAKEHLLAAGDIVRSTGDPRLTAHVATWSGQVALTSGDLPTARHAFETARVGHADLADPEGLLMTLFLRAFLKSAEGDQEGAAESCREAIDRSEDLGETWGRSYAVWVLAYDAWTRHDLAAAEEWAKQSLELKLAFRDDVGTALVINLMAGIALERGEATKAAQLLGGVEALWSRLDTRTAAFGPVLGSQYKAIESTVEEKLGHATFQRLYEEGRRLDPDGRTRLALDHITEPDKDRSEAAPAPDLLTAREKEVASYLADGLSNRAIAAALVISPRTAEVHVEHILAKLEVRSRAEAGMWAARTLGRSPHA; encoded by the coding sequence ATGAGCTGGCACGCAGTCCCCTCTGGCCCCCCGGCGTCATGGCCGACCCAGTTGTTCGGACGGGACCGCGAGCTCGCCGATGCCCGTGGCCTGATGGCGTCCAGTCGCCTCGTGACGCTCACCGGCCCCGGTGGTGTCGGCAAGACCTCCCTTGCCGCCGCGATGGCCGGCACGCTCGAGCGGGCGTTCAAGGACGGGGTCTGGTTCGTGGAGCTGGGTGCTCAGCGCAGCTCGGAGACCGTCGCCGAATGGGTGGCCACCGGCCTCGGGCTGAGCACGGCACCCGTCGAGGATGCCGAGGAGCAGCTCCGTCGGCATCTGACCGGCCGGTCGGCTCTGCTGGTCCTGGACAACTGCGAGCACGTACTGCCCGGTTGCCAGCGCCTGGTGGCCAGGCTTCTCGGCGCCTGCGACGAGTTGCGCGTGCTGACGACCAGCCGGGAGCCGTTGCGGTTGCGGGGCGAACGCGCCGTCGTCGTCCGTCCGCTGCCCGTACCGCCGGTCGGCGGGGAGAGTACCGTGGGCGAACTGCGCGGGTTTCCGGCCGTCGCTCTGCTCGAGGCCCGGGCCAAGTCCGTCAACGACCAGTTCGAGATCACCGAGCGGGAGCTGCCGTCGGTGGTGGAACTGGTGGCCCGCCTGGACGGTATGCCGCTGGCCATCGAGCTGGCTGCGGCGAGGTTGAGGTCGCTGTCGGTCCGCGAACTGCTCGACCGCATCAACGACCGGTTTACGCTCCTCAACCGCGGCGACCCGACCGCCTCGCCGCACCACCGCTCGCTCGACGCCATGGTGCGGTGGAGTTACGACCTGTGTACACCGCAGGAGCAGAGGTTGTGGACCCGGCTGGCAGCCTTCACCGGGGGCCCCGACCTCGCCAGCATCCAAGCGGTGTGCGGGTTTCCGCCGCTGGAAGCCACCGAGCTGCTCGACGCACTCGACGGGCTGGTCGCCAAATCGATCCTCCTGCCCGAAATCCGGAACGGGGAAATGCGCTACCGGCTCCTGGAGACCCTGCGGGAGTTCGCCCTGGTGCACGGTCGGCCGAGCGAGGACCACGACCGTGCCCGCCGTGCTCACGTCGATCACTACCGATCCTGGGCCACCCGGACCGCACAGAGCTTCTTCGGACCCGACCAGACCGAGTCTCTCGAGCGACTGGCATCGGACTTCGCCAATCTTGAACTGGCCTTCGAGGGCTCGCTCGGGGAACCGGGCCGTACGCGCGAAGCGCTCCAGCTCGCTTCCAGCCTCAGCGTCTACTGGATCACCGGCCACCTGCGTGAGGGCCGTCGTTGGCTGGCGCAGGCACTTCAGGCGGACACCGCGCCTTCCGTCGAGCGCGGCAACGCACTCTGGGTGGCCGCCGCCGTAGCGGCACTCCACGGAGAACTGCCCCTGGCCAAGGAGCACCTCCTCGCCGCCGGCGACATCGTACGGTCGACCGGCGACCCCCGACTGACGGCTCACGTCGCCACTTGGAGCGGCCAAGTAGCCCTGACCTCAGGCGACTTGCCGACAGCCCGGCATGCCTTCGAAACCGCACGGGTGGGCCATGCAGATCTCGCCGACCCGGAGGGGCTGCTGATGACGCTCTTCCTGCGCGCATTCCTCAAGAGCGCAGAGGGTGACCAAGAAGGCGCCGCGGAGTCGTGCCGCGAGGCCATCGACCGCAGCGAAGACCTCGGCGAGACCTGGGGCCGCTCCTACGCCGTGTGGGTCCTTGCCTATGACGCCTGGACACGCCATGACCTGGCCGCGGCCGAGGAGTGGGCCAAGCAGAGCCTGGAACTCAAGCTCGCCTTCCGGGACGACGTCGGCACAGCGCTCGTCATCAACCTGATGGCCGGCATCGCCCTGGAAAGGGGCGAGGCCACGAAGGCGGCCCAACTCCTCGGCGGCGTCGAAGCCCTGTGGTCCCGGCTCGACACCAGGACCGCGGCTTTCGGTCCCGTACTCGGCTCCCAGTACAAAGCGATCGAGAGCACCGTCGAGGAAAAGCTCGGCCATGCCACCTTTCAGCGCCTGTACGAGGAGGGGCGCCGCCTCGACCCGGACGGGCGAACAAGGCTGGCGCTCGACCACATCACCGAGCCTGACAAGGACCGAAGCGAAGCCGCTCCCGCACCCGACCTGCTCACCGCTCGGGAGAAGGAGGTCGCGTCGTACTTGGCTGATGGCCTCAGCAACCGTGCGATCGCCGCCGCGTTGGTGATCTCCCCGCGTACGGCCGAGGTTCACGTGGAGCACATTCTCGCCAAGCTCGAGGTCCGCTCACGGGCCGAGGCCGGCATGTGGGCTGCCCGGACGCTCGGACGGTCACCGCACGCCTGA
- a CDS encoding HpcH/HpaI aldolase/citrate lyase family protein: protein MTYLDRARAVQHAKSLLFVPADHPARFDKAVASGADLVVLDLEDAVAADQKDTARASAVSWLSNGGCACVRINTPSELLGAQDLEALAGAPGLIAVMCPKAESPESLTAVSERTRVPVIALIESALGVVRAQDIAAVPGVHRLAFGHLDFALDLGADSGWDAMLHARSSLVLASRAAALPGPVDGVTTALDDAVVLTDDLRRAKALGLTAKLLIHPRQVPVTHDTFRPDEKTLRWARRVVESAGGGNAARVDGHMVDAPVLARAHAILRYTD from the coding sequence ATGACGTACCTGGACCGGGCACGAGCCGTTCAGCACGCGAAGTCGCTGCTCTTCGTACCCGCCGATCATCCGGCCCGCTTCGACAAGGCGGTCGCGTCCGGCGCCGACCTCGTGGTGCTGGACCTCGAGGACGCTGTCGCGGCAGATCAGAAGGACACCGCGCGTGCCTCGGCGGTCAGTTGGCTGTCGAACGGCGGATGTGCTTGCGTGCGTATCAATACGCCTTCGGAGCTCCTGGGCGCCCAGGATCTGGAGGCTCTGGCCGGCGCCCCCGGGCTGATCGCCGTGATGTGTCCGAAGGCCGAATCGCCGGAATCGCTGACCGCCGTCTCCGAGCGCACCCGTGTGCCGGTCATCGCCTTGATCGAATCAGCTCTCGGGGTGGTCCGGGCACAGGACATCGCCGCCGTCCCAGGAGTCCACCGACTGGCCTTCGGGCACCTCGACTTCGCGCTCGACCTGGGTGCCGACTCCGGGTGGGATGCGATGCTCCACGCCCGCTCCTCGCTCGTCCTGGCGTCGAGGGCCGCCGCACTGCCGGGCCCTGTCGACGGGGTGACGACGGCGCTGGACGACGCCGTCGTTCTCACCGACGACCTGAGACGGGCCAAGGCGCTCGGCCTCACGGCCAAGCTCCTCATCCATCCGCGTCAAGTCCCGGTCACCCACGACACCTTCCGGCCCGACGAGAAGACGCTCCGCTGGGCCCGCCGCGTCGTGGAGTCCGCCGGCGGCGGCAATGCCGCGCGTGTGGACGGACACATGGTCGACGCACCGGTCCTCGCACGGGCGCACGCGATCCTGCGGTACACGGACTGA
- a CDS encoding oxidoreductase — MSSRGQQPEFSSSDSPGACRTFDRHANKKVPTCRAPTRRLASRPFLQTSMRWGQKMHFQSNSDPLFTPLRVNTTTVQNRFVMPAMQRGMRDYTPTENMIETLRRCGQGGSGIIISEGAAPDHPAAYWQPLFGIIGHDSAEEWRRVARAVTGAGNNTFLMQLWHPGALRLIVDGVPNPFPDQPALSPSGLVQEGRPNGVAMTAQDLEDTKAAYVQSALIAQEVGAHGIEVHCAHGYLLDLFLWHETNKRQDKYGGATLADRARYPAEIVSAIREATGPDFIISFRFSQWKEVDYGARIAEHPDALGPFLARIQDAGADMFHVSTRRFDAVAWPELDARRSLASWVKTMTDLPVVAIGSVGLTTDLARDMFDNEDSELQVEDDIARVRLGLEAGDFDLIGVGRAQIANNDFVNRVRSSDFADMRNFRKYVDLADAYESYAHEGQLVDQSRKTE; from the coding sequence ATGAGTTCGAGAGGACAGCAGCCAGAATTTTCGTCCAGCGATTCACCTGGCGCATGCCGGACATTCGACCGTCACGCGAACAAAAAAGTACCCACTTGTCGTGCACCAACACGCCGCCTAGCCTCTCGGCCGTTCCTTCAAACTTCCATGCGCTGGGGGCAGAAGATGCATTTTCAGTCCAATTCGGACCCGTTGTTCACACCTCTGCGCGTGAATACAACCACGGTACAAAACCGCTTCGTCATGCCGGCCATGCAGCGCGGAATGCGCGACTACACGCCGACAGAGAACATGATCGAGACCTTGCGTCGATGCGGCCAGGGTGGCTCGGGGATCATCATCTCCGAAGGTGCGGCGCCAGATCACCCGGCGGCCTACTGGCAACCGCTGTTCGGCATCATCGGCCACGACTCCGCGGAGGAGTGGCGGCGCGTCGCTCGCGCTGTGACCGGGGCCGGCAACAACACGTTCCTCATGCAACTGTGGCATCCCGGCGCATTGCGGCTGATCGTCGACGGGGTTCCCAACCCGTTCCCCGACCAGCCCGCACTCAGCCCGTCGGGGCTCGTCCAGGAGGGCCGTCCGAACGGCGTGGCGATGACGGCACAGGACCTCGAGGACACCAAGGCCGCATACGTCCAGAGTGCGCTCATCGCACAGGAGGTCGGCGCGCACGGGATCGAAGTGCACTGTGCCCACGGCTACCTTCTCGATCTGTTCCTCTGGCACGAGACCAACAAGCGCCAGGACAAGTACGGAGGCGCCACCCTCGCGGACCGTGCGCGGTACCCCGCCGAGATCGTGTCGGCGATACGTGAGGCGACGGGACCGGACTTCATCATCTCGTTCCGTTTCTCGCAGTGGAAGGAGGTGGACTACGGGGCGCGCATCGCGGAGCACCCCGACGCCCTGGGCCCCTTCCTCGCTCGTATCCAGGATGCAGGCGCCGACATGTTCCATGTCTCCACCCGCCGCTTCGACGCAGTGGCATGGCCGGAGCTCGATGCGCGGCGCAGCTTGGCCTCCTGGGTGAAGACGATGACGGACCTCCCCGTCGTCGCGATCGGCAGCGTGGGGCTGACCACCGACCTCGCCCGTGACATGTTCGACAACGAAGACTCCGAGCTGCAGGTCGAGGACGACATCGCCCGGGTTCGCCTGGGCCTGGAGGCCGGGGACTTCGACCTGATCGGGGTCGGCAGGGCACAGATCGCGAACAACGACTTCGTCAACCGGGTACGCAGCAGCGACTTCGCGGACATGCGGAACTTCCGCAAATACGTGGACCTCGCGGACGCATACGAAAGCTACGCCCACGAGGGCCAGCTCGTGGATCAGTCGAGAAAGACCGAGTGA
- a CDS encoding LysR family transcriptional regulator gives MDLRNIRYFLAVADTGSITEAAKTLHLSQPPLSMAMAKLETELGVTLLNRLPRGVSLTPAGRYLQAAGLRLVTEEQRLSAALQAMGQGLEGELRVGAEPMGLWRVVSTRVAEFLAEHPRVSLDLTDVAPWAQLENLANGYLDLAVIPVLPQEPLPHINDVEFDVDIVATLPLTLVAPSSWGLNAQKPLALASLKDRTWILPGRVPGTRSLSRLIDDRFTAAGGSPTTVIPVPTMQTAGTLVAAGLGVSVMSDEMAATHPGVDRIPVEGGWPELPLGLVRRQGGIVTPVAARFAALFGVDVVDDQPERAGERTHGRTT, from the coding sequence ATGGATCTCCGGAACATCAGGTACTTCCTCGCCGTGGCGGACACAGGCTCCATCACGGAAGCGGCGAAGACCCTGCACCTCTCTCAGCCGCCGCTGAGCATGGCAATGGCGAAGTTGGAGACGGAACTTGGCGTGACCCTGCTGAACCGGTTGCCGCGAGGTGTCTCGCTGACGCCTGCCGGCCGCTACCTGCAAGCCGCCGGGCTGCGCCTTGTCACGGAGGAACAGCGGCTCTCCGCGGCCCTGCAGGCGATGGGGCAAGGCCTTGAAGGTGAACTCAGAGTCGGCGCCGAGCCCATGGGCTTGTGGCGGGTCGTCAGCACACGCGTAGCGGAGTTCCTGGCCGAGCATCCCAGGGTGTCGCTCGACCTGACGGACGTGGCGCCCTGGGCCCAACTGGAGAATCTCGCCAACGGCTACCTGGATCTGGCAGTGATCCCCGTGCTGCCGCAGGAACCACTGCCGCACATCAACGACGTTGAATTCGACGTCGACATCGTCGCCACTCTGCCGCTCACCCTCGTCGCCCCGAGCAGCTGGGGACTGAACGCCCAAAAGCCCCTGGCCCTCGCATCGTTGAAGGACAGGACGTGGATTCTTCCCGGGAGAGTGCCTGGTACGCGGAGCCTCTCCCGGCTGATCGACGACCGCTTCACCGCTGCGGGTGGCAGCCCCACGACCGTCATCCCGGTACCGACCATGCAGACCGCGGGGACACTGGTCGCCGCTGGGCTCGGTGTCTCGGTGATGAGCGACGAGATGGCCGCAACCCACCCCGGCGTCGACCGCATCCCGGTCGAGGGAGGCTGGCCCGAACTGCCGCTGGGCCTGGTGCGGCGACAGGGCGGGATCGTCACGCCCGTCGCCGCGAGGTTTGCCGCGCTCTTCGGAGTGGATGTCGTGGACGATCAGCCCGAACGAGCTGGTGAGAGGACCCACGGACGGACTACGTAG
- a CDS encoding aldehyde dehydrogenase, with protein sequence MSLSVERTGDLDRKYFFIDGTWAAPSGDRVQEQIEAATGERIGVASLGTAADIDAAVRAARHALDEGPWGRTTAAERAAVLRRFADALDKRAGDTATLVSRENGMPIALSQMLNGGAPAGLLRMYADVVENLPLEEVRASQAGATIVRREPVGVVGAITPWNFPQALAMFKIAPALAAGCTVVLKPSPETALDAYVFADAAQEAGLPAGVLNIVLGDRDAGAALVSHPMVDKIAFTGSTATGRAIGQECGRLVRRVTLELGGKSAAIFLEDGNVETLLAGLGNAAFLNNSQTCTTQSRILIARSRYDEVVDAIAGFADAYRLGDPLDPSVTMGPMATQGHLERVLRHIEIAKGSDARLVTGGGRPDHLSRGWFVQPTVFADVHNSEHLAREEVFGPVLALIPFDDDADAVRIANDSNFGLGGSVWSADEDRALAVARRVRTGTIGLNYYTLDLGAPFGGFKDSGIGRELGPEGIAAYLEYKSVYASAKYLPA encoded by the coding sequence ATGTCCCTCAGCGTCGAGCGGACCGGTGACCTGGACCGGAAATACTTCTTCATCGACGGCACGTGGGCCGCCCCCAGCGGCGACCGCGTACAGGAACAGATCGAGGCCGCCACCGGGGAGCGCATCGGCGTCGCCTCGCTCGGCACCGCGGCGGACATCGACGCCGCCGTCCGCGCCGCCCGCCACGCACTGGACGAGGGCCCCTGGGGCCGGACCACCGCGGCCGAGCGTGCGGCGGTCCTGCGCAGGTTCGCGGATGCGCTGGACAAGCGCGCCGGTGATACCGCGACCCTGGTCAGCCGGGAGAACGGCATGCCGATCGCGCTGTCCCAGATGCTGAACGGCGGTGCTCCTGCCGGTCTGCTGCGGATGTACGCCGACGTCGTCGAGAACCTGCCCCTGGAGGAGGTGCGGGCGAGCCAGGCCGGGGCGACCATCGTGCGACGCGAACCGGTCGGTGTGGTCGGCGCGATAACGCCGTGGAACTTCCCCCAAGCACTCGCCATGTTCAAGATCGCGCCGGCTCTGGCCGCAGGCTGCACGGTGGTCCTGAAGCCGTCGCCGGAGACAGCGCTTGACGCCTACGTCTTCGCCGACGCAGCCCAGGAGGCCGGACTGCCCGCGGGCGTGCTGAACATCGTGCTGGGCGACCGCGATGCCGGAGCCGCGCTGGTGTCGCACCCCATGGTCGACAAGATCGCCTTCACCGGGTCCACCGCGACCGGCCGGGCCATCGGCCAGGAGTGCGGCCGCCTGGTGCGCCGGGTCACCCTGGAGCTGGGAGGCAAGTCAGCCGCGATCTTCCTTGAGGACGGGAACGTCGAAACCCTGCTCGCAGGCCTGGGCAACGCGGCCTTCCTCAACAACAGCCAGACCTGCACGACCCAGTCGCGCATCCTCATCGCCCGGTCCCGCTACGACGAAGTCGTCGACGCCATCGCGGGATTCGCCGACGCGTACCGGCTCGGCGACCCGCTCGACCCCTCGGTGACAATGGGCCCGATGGCCACACAGGGCCACCTCGAGCGGGTTCTGCGTCACATCGAGATCGCCAAGGGATCGGACGCCCGTCTCGTCACCGGCGGCGGCCGGCCTGACCACCTGAGCCGGGGCTGGTTCGTGCAGCCGACCGTCTTCGCCGACGTCCACAACTCCGAACACCTCGCCCGCGAGGAGGTGTTCGGCCCCGTCCTGGCCCTCATCCCGTTCGACGACGATGCGGACGCAGTCCGGATCGCCAACGACAGCAACTTCGGCCTCGGCGGCTCCGTCTGGAGTGCCGACGAGGACCGGGCGCTCGCAGTAGCACGGCGAGTCCGTACAGGAACGATCGGGCTCAATTACTACACCCTCGATCTCGGCGCGCCCTTCGGCGGATTCAAGGACTCGGGTATCGGCAGAGAGCTCGGCCCGGAGGGAATCGCCGCCTACCTCGAATACAAGTCTGTCTACGCCTCGGCGAAGTACCTCCCGGCCTAA
- a CDS encoding winged helix-turn-helix transcriptional regulator, which yields MISDTRSASIDACTDRSHSRRADQSPAVTANSDESDGGAQTMARLRAALAPTDSHWIDAAEEELFEHVSAQLSRFNSTQDNPIVNVVDHLGNYWRNWLLVIARTGPYRPSTIRRIIAALVPERPISQRMLTLNLRMLERDGLIVRHVFDDECRHVEYSLSPIGMDLSDRVMSLIGWAERHSGEIEAAREAFDERR from the coding sequence ATGATCTCCGACACCCGATCCGCATCCATCGACGCGTGCACCGACCGTTCACACAGCCGTCGTGCTGATCAGAGTCCGGCGGTAACGGCGAACTCGGACGAGAGTGACGGCGGCGCACAGACCATGGCGAGGTTACGGGCTGCTCTCGCCCCGACCGACAGCCACTGGATCGACGCAGCCGAGGAGGAGCTCTTCGAGCACGTCTCCGCGCAACTGTCCCGGTTCAACTCGACTCAGGACAACCCGATTGTGAACGTCGTAGACCACCTCGGGAACTACTGGCGAAACTGGCTGCTGGTGATCGCTCGGACTGGACCGTACCGGCCGTCCACGATCAGGAGAATCATCGCCGCCCTGGTCCCTGAACGTCCCATCTCGCAGAGGATGCTGACGCTCAACCTCCGGATGCTGGAGCGTGACGGCCTGATTGTCCGACACGTCTTCGACGACGAGTGCAGGCACGTCGAGTACTCCCTGTCACCTATCGGCATGGACCTGTCGGACCGAGTCATGTCGCTGATCGGCTGGGCCGAACGTCATTCAGGCGAGATAGAAGCGGCAAGGGAGGCGTTCGATGAGCGACGGTAG
- a CDS encoding FAD-dependent oxidoreductase translates to MSAEQQVIVVGAGPTGLLNALGLAQQGVVVTILERASALQNAPRAIVYHWATLDGLARLDLLDDARSAGFLKQDYAYRVHRTGEVIEYGLSALEGKVRYPHNLHLGQGALAAVILQRLETFANVRVLWGHEVTAVTQDDAGVDVTVRAGEQNRTLRADWLIGADGAGSRVRAESALGFDGMTWPERFVAANVRFPDDRPGWAQSTFYVDHVYGAIIAKIDESGEHGLWRYSYMEDDALPAGSAEERLPEFLANVFGKEIAQQTELVAMSPYRMHQRSAASYRAGRVLLAGDAAHATNPTGGLGLTMGLFDSYVLQEALGAVVQGRAGESVLDGYAQMRRRAFLDHASPRASANKRLLFHSTDPAKLDKDLEVFRRMSRDREFAAERLYFTKTLETPSLLAD, encoded by the coding sequence GTGTCAGCAGAACAGCAGGTGATCGTGGTGGGGGCCGGGCCGACCGGACTCCTCAATGCGCTCGGCCTGGCACAACAGGGCGTTGTCGTCACGATCCTCGAGCGGGCGTCGGCTCTGCAGAATGCGCCGCGGGCCATCGTCTATCACTGGGCGACCCTGGACGGCCTGGCCCGTCTGGACCTGCTCGACGACGCCCGCAGCGCCGGCTTCCTGAAGCAGGACTACGCCTACCGCGTCCATCGCACCGGCGAGGTCATCGAGTACGGCCTGTCGGCGCTGGAGGGAAAGGTGCGGTACCCCCACAACCTGCACCTGGGACAGGGAGCCCTGGCCGCTGTGATCCTTCAGCGCCTGGAAACGTTCGCGAACGTCCGAGTGCTCTGGGGTCACGAGGTCACTGCGGTGACCCAGGATGACGCCGGTGTCGATGTCACCGTGCGCGCCGGGGAGCAGAACCGGACGCTCCGAGCCGACTGGCTCATCGGCGCCGACGGTGCCGGTTCCAGGGTCCGCGCCGAGTCGGCCCTGGGCTTCGACGGGATGACGTGGCCCGAGCGGTTCGTCGCGGCCAATGTCCGCTTCCCCGACGACCGGCCGGGCTGGGCGCAGTCGACGTTCTACGTGGACCACGTCTACGGCGCGATCATCGCCAAGATCGACGAGTCGGGCGAGCACGGGCTCTGGCGCTACTCGTACATGGAGGACGACGCACTGCCCGCGGGGTCGGCCGAGGAGCGGCTGCCGGAATTCCTCGCCAATGTCTTCGGGAAGGAGATCGCGCAGCAGACCGAACTCGTGGCGATGTCGCCGTACCGCATGCACCAGCGCAGCGCGGCCTCTTACCGCGCGGGCCGGGTACTCCTCGCCGGGGACGCGGCGCACGCCACAAATCCCACCGGCGGGCTCGGCCTGACGATGGGGCTTTTCGACTCGTACGTCCTACAGGAAGCTCTCGGGGCCGTCGTCCAGGGGCGCGCCGGGGAGTCCGTCCTCGACGGCTACGCGCAGATGCGCCGCCGGGCGTTCCTCGATCACGCGAGTCCGCGGGCCTCCGCGAACAAGCGGCTGCTCTTCCACTCCACCGATCCGGCCAAGCTCGACAAGGATCTCGAAGTGTTCCGGCGGATGTCCCGTGACCGCGAGTTCGCCGCCGAGCGCCTGTACTTCACCAAGACGTTGGAGACCCCGTCTCTGCTCGCCGACTGA
- a CDS encoding CaiB/BaiF CoA transferase family protein → MNPLDGLTVVSLEQAVAAPFATRQLADLGARVIKIERPGPGDFARGYDETVRGLASHFVWLNRSKESVALDLKTEHGRAAVKALVSRADVFVQNLAPGAAERLGLGSDTLRAANPGLIHVSISGYGSGGPYTDKKAYDLLVQCEAGLVSITGTEDEPSKVGISIADIASGMYAYTGILAALLQRQRTSAGVTIEISMLEALAEWMGFPLNYATYGGTPPRRTGARHSAIAPYGPFQCGDGEQVFLGLQNEREWATFCEQILHDPALAADPRFARNSSRVENAAQLQDEIEQAFRDDTAPDVAKRLETAGIANALLRDMAGLASHPQLRARDRWKEYASPAGTLSALIPPATFVGAEPVMGPVPDVGEHTDAVLAEFGVLPPAAPEGAGQA, encoded by the coding sequence ATGAATCCCCTTGACGGGCTCACCGTCGTCTCTCTCGAGCAGGCCGTCGCTGCCCCCTTCGCGACGCGCCAGCTGGCCGATCTCGGCGCCCGGGTCATCAAGATCGAACGCCCTGGCCCCGGCGACTTCGCCCGCGGCTACGACGAGACCGTACGCGGACTCGCCAGCCACTTCGTCTGGCTGAACAGGTCGAAGGAGTCGGTGGCACTCGACCTCAAGACCGAGCACGGCAGGGCGGCCGTCAAAGCCCTGGTGAGCCGCGCGGACGTCTTCGTGCAGAACCTCGCTCCCGGCGCGGCCGAGCGGCTCGGCCTGGGCAGCGACACGCTCCGGGCGGCAAATCCGGGCCTCATCCACGTCTCGATCTCCGGCTACGGCAGCGGCGGCCCGTACACCGACAAGAAGGCGTACGACTTGCTGGTCCAGTGCGAGGCCGGGCTGGTCTCGATCACCGGCACCGAGGACGAGCCGTCGAAGGTCGGGATCTCCATCGCGGACATCGCCTCCGGCATGTACGCCTACACCGGCATCCTTGCCGCGCTCCTGCAGCGACAGCGCACCAGCGCGGGCGTCACGATCGAGATCTCCATGCTGGAGGCGCTCGCCGAGTGGATGGGCTTTCCGCTCAACTACGCCACGTACGGCGGCACTCCGCCCCGACGAACGGGTGCGCGGCACTCGGCGATCGCACCCTACGGTCCGTTCCAATGCGGCGACGGCGAGCAGGTCTTCCTCGGGCTCCAGAACGAGCGCGAGTGGGCCACCTTCTGCGAGCAGATACTCCACGATCCGGCGCTCGCGGCCGACCCACGGTTCGCCCGGAACTCGTCTCGCGTGGAGAACGCGGCGCAACTGCAGGACGAGATCGAGCAAGCCTTCCGTGACGATACTGCCCCGGATGTCGCAAAGCGGCTGGAGACCGCGGGCATCGCCAATGCCCTGCTGCGGGACATGGCCGGCCTGGCGAGCCATCCGCAACTGCGGGCCCGGGACCGTTGGAAGGAGTACGCATCGCCGGCCGGAACATTGAGCGCTCTCATTCCCCCGGCGACCTTCGTGGGTGCCGAGCCGGTGATGGGCCCTGTCCCGGACGTCGGCGAGCACACGGACGCCGTGCTCGCCGAGTTCGGGGTGCTGCCGCCGGCGGCACCCGAGGGTGCGGGACAGGCGTAG